The following DNA comes from Kitasatospora sp. NBC_01287.
GCGCCTGGGAGACTGCGCCGCGTGGACGAAGCGACGGACGATCAGGCCGTGCGGGTCGGGCAACGGATCACCGCCGAGGTGGTCTCGGTCGATCTGGACGGCGGCCCGGTCGAGCTGTCGATGGCCGCCACCGAGCACCCCGAGCTCTGGGCGTTCCTCAAGTCGCTGAGCCTCGGCGAGATCCTCTCCGGCACGGTCGCCGCCATCGAACGCTTCGGCGTCTTCGTCGCGTTGGACGACGGACCCGAGCACCCGCTCTTCGCCGGGGTCGGGTTCATCACGTATCCCGAGCTCTCCTGGAGTCACTTCGAGGCGGCGACCGACATCGTCCAGGTCGGCGAGCGCGTCTCCTGCGAGTTCCTCCAGTTCGACACCTGGAACGGGGAGGCCCGGCTCTCCCTGCGCGCGACGCGGCCCGACCCGTTCCAGGCGTTCGCCGACAGCGTCGCGGTGGGGCGGCTCCTGGACGGAGTGGTCACCAAGCTGGTCCCGTTCGGCGCCTTCGTCCGGGTCGCCGACGGGATCGAGGGGCTGGTCCACCTCGACGAACTCAGCCGGACACCCGTGGCCGCGCCGGAGGACGTCGTCCGGGTCGGCGACCGGATCAGCGTGGCCGTCATCGAACTCGACCGCGAGCGCCGCCGGTTGGCCCTCTCCTGCCGCCTGGGCGCCGCCCGGCCGCCCGACTCAGCCTGACACCGTCGGGGCCGTCGGGGCCGCCGGGCCCTGGGCTCGCGCCTGCTGCCGCTCGGAGTCGTCCGGGCCGACCAGGCGCAGGCCGGGTGTGGCCGCACCGATCGCCGCGACGGCCCCGAGGCAGAGCAGACCGCCGCTGACCAGCGCGGTGGCGCCCGAGGTCCAGCCCGCCAGCAGGCCGCCGCGCAGGTTGCCGAGGTCGGGGCCGGCCTGGCCGACGACCTGTTCGGCGGCGCTGACCCGGCCCAACATGGCGTTCGGGGTGTGCAGTTGGACGATCGTGCTGCGGGAAACGACGGAGACCGTGTCGGCCGCGCCCGCCAGCACCAGGAAGCCGAGCCCGACCCACCGGTTGTCCGACAGCCCGAAGAGCGCCAGCGCCGCTCCCCACACCGCCGCCCCGCCGAGCATCAGCAGGCCCGGGCGGGCCAGTCGGATCATCGCGCCCGACAGCACGGACGCGGCCACCCCGCCCACCGCGATGGCGCTCAGGAAGAGCCCGAGGGTGCGCGGGTCGCCGTGGAACCGTTCGGCGTTGACCAGCGGGAAGAGGCTGATCGGCATCGACAGCACGGTGGCGGCCAGATCGGTGAGCAGCGCGCCGCGCACCGGCGCGCTGCGGGCCATGAAGGCCAGGCCGTCCAGCACGCCGGCCAGGCCCGGTCGGGACGGCTCCCCTTCGGGTCGCATCGGCGGCAGCCCGAACGCGCCGTAGAACGACGCCCCGAAGGTCACCGCGTCGACCAGGTAGCACCCGCCGACGCCGAACTGCCCGAGGACCAGCCCGCCCAGGGCCGGCCCCAGCAGCATCGCGCCCTGGAAGGAGATCCGCTGGAGTGCGAGCCCGGCCGCCAGCCGGTCCTTCGGCAGCAGCCGCGGGATGAAGGTGCGGGAGGCGGGGCCGCCGCCTGCGCCGAAGCAGGACTGCGCCGCGACCAGCAGCAGCAACCCGGCCACCGGCAGGTGGCCGAACAGACCCTGGACGGCCAGCAGGACCGAGCAGGCGGCCTGGCCGGCGTTGGTGACCAGGTAGAGCCGGCGCCGGTCCACCCGGTCGACCAGCGACCCGGCGAAGAGCCCGAACGCGATCAGCGGAAGGGCCTGGGCCAGGCCGACCGCGCCGGTCCAGGCGGTGCTGCCGGTGGTCTGCCAGACCTGGAACATCACCGCGACGACGGTCAGTTGACTGCCGAGCCCCGAGCAGGTCCGCCCGATCCACAGTCGCCGGAACGCGGGCGAGGTCCGCAGCGGCGAGATGTCGATCAGTACGCGGCTCAGGGCTGGTAAGCGTTTCAGGGCCGGACGACGTGTCAGGTCCACCGTGGGTCCTCCGCGAGCTTCTCGGCGATCCGGTCGTGGAAGCTCCTGCGCCGCAGGGCCTGCTCGATGTCGCCGACCACCTGGCTGAGGGGGTAGGGGATCTCCGCCTCGATCTCGGCGAGCGCGGCCTCGGTGGCCTGCCACTCCGCGGCCAACCGGGCCACGATCCGGCGGGCCTTCGGTGTCAGGGCGACCTTCTTGCTGCGGGCGTCGGCGCCGGGCACGGTCCGCACCAGGCCGGCCGCGCGCATCGCGGCGACCTTCTGACTGAGCGCCGAGTGCGTGCGCTGCACCGACTCGGCCAGCTCGGTGATGGTCATCGGCCCCCGGGTGTGCAGCCGGATCAGCTCCATCACGAAGCTCGGCCGCACCCCGTCGATCTCCGCCTCCGCGTAGATCCGCGCGATGTCGGCGTCCATCGCGCCCTGGAGCAGCCGCAGCGGGCGCCAGAGGCTCTGCTCGGTGGGGTCGGGCGGGGTGTCGGGTGGGGCGGTGTCGGCCATGGACGCATCGTAACAGTGCTTATATAAGTGCTGTCATAATCGCGCTGCCAACGATGCCGTCACGCCTTCCGGCGGTACGGCGCCGCGGGGCGCCGAACCTGTCCTGCCGTCAGGTGACACTGTCCGAAAACCGCCAGTACAGCCCGCCCACGCCGCTCTACGCTCGCCGGCATGACCCAACGCAGCCGCGACACCGTTCAGCACGCCTGGAAGGCGTTCGCTAGCCACGACGCCGATCGGATCTCCGAAGTGTTCACCGAGGACGCCGAGTGGTTGGCACCTCCGGGCAACGCGACGGCCACCGCGCTGGACTGCCCCAGTCACATGGTCGGCAGGGCGGCGATCGCACGGTTCCTCGCCGAGGACTTCCCCCGCCTGTTCGTCAGTGACGTCAATGTCACCTTCCACGGGTTCCACGCCGACGGCGAGCGGGTGATCGTGGAAGAGACCATGACCGCGACGCTCGCCAACGGCAACCACTACGCCAACGACTACTGCCTGGTCTTCGAGCTCCGCGACGGACTGATCCACCGCGTCCGCGAGTACATGGACACGGCGCGCGGACACCGCGCGGTCTTCGGCGGGGCCCAGTAGTCACCCCCGCCCGGCCGCTCCCGGTCTTGATGCCTGGTGAGGTCGCCTGTTCAACTGTCGCCAATTCTCGGGGCGGGGCGCTACGACAGTGGCCGTCCGTAGTCGCCTGGACTCGTCCGGCGTGTCGGGAATCCCGGGGCGCCGCGTGACACCGGCCCGTTGCCGCAGTGTCGTTGGCGGGATGTGTACTGGTGCCCGACCTGCTGCGACCTGGAGGTGCCGATGGCCCGCCTGCACATACGTTCCGGCCTGGACCCCGACGAACCGGACGTGCCCGTCGCCGTCCTCGTCGTCGACCCCGAGGGCACTCCCGGGGAGCGCGCCGTGGCCCGGCTCGGCACCTACTGCCACGAGGTGAACGGGTGGGCCTGCCTGTTGCAGACCGACGGTTGGGTCGAGCACGTACGCGACGGCGGCCAACTGGCGGTCGCCGTCGCCCTCTACCCGGGCACATTGCTCGCGGTCCGCGTGGACCCCGCCGACTTCACCGACCGGTCGGCCGTCGACCCGGAGGCCGTGGTGGTCCTGCGCGCGCGGACAGCGGCCGCTCCGGACGCGTCCGTACGACTGTCCGAGGGGACCGCCGTCTTCACCACCAGCCTGGACATTCCACTGGACGAGTTGATCGCGACCTACGACGACTGGCCGATGGTGCTCGCGCCCCCGCCCGAGGAGCCCTACGACGAGGAGGAGGACGACGGCCAGGTGTAGCGAAGCGGGCGCGGCACTGCCGGATCGGCCGAAGGCCGATGATCGAGCGGCCGTGCGGCCGTGCGGCGGATCATGCTCCGCCAACTTGCCTTGCTCGGTTCACATGCTCTCGGCCTCGGCAGACCGTGACCGGGCAGGGGGCCCGCCCCACCTTGGTGGTGGAGGCGGCCCGGTGGCTCCGTGCTTGCTCACTTCGAGCCTTCTGCGCCGGCGCGCTTCCACGCGCTCTCGCGCAGCAGCCGCAGGCCGTTCAGGCCGACGATGACGGTCGAGCCCTCGTGGCCCAGCACGCCGAGCGGCAGCGGCAGGTGGCCGACCAGGTCCCAGATCACCAGGCCGGAGATGAACACCGAGGCGATCACCAGGTTCTGCACCACGAACCGGCGGGCCCTGCGGGACAGGGCGACCACGGTGGGGACGGTGGCGAGCTCGTCGCGGACGATGACCGCGTCCGCGGTCTCCAGCGCGAGGTCCGAGCCGGCGCGGCCCATCGCGATGCCGGTGTGGGCGGCGGCCAGCGCGGGGGCGTCGTTGACACCGTCGCCGATCACCAGCACCTTGCGGGCGGCCTTCTCCTGCTCCTGGACGGCGGTGACCTTGTCCTGGGGCAGCAGCCCGGCGCGGACATCGGTGATGCCGACCTCGGCCGCGAGGCGGGCGGCGGCACGCGGATTGTCGCCGGTCACCAGCATCGGCGTGCTGCCGGTCAGCCTCGCCAGGGCGGCGACGGTGGCGGCGGCGTCCGGCCGCAGCCGGTCCGCGATGCCCAGCACGCCGACCGGCCTACCGCGCCGCTCGACCAGCACGGCGGTGTGCCCACCATGCTCCAGCTCCTCCGCGACGGCGGTCGCCTTCGCGGAAAGCGCGTCGGTGGCGCCGTTCAGCAGCCGGGCCGGGGCGCCAACGGCGACCGCGTCACCGTTGACGGTGGCGGTCACCCCGATGCCAGGGGCGGAGGTGAAGCCCTCCAGCGCGGGAACATCGAGGCCGCGTTCGCAGGCGGCGCCCACGATGGCGCGGGCCAGCGGGTGCTCGCTGGGGTGCTCGGCCGCCGCCGCCAGCGCCAGCAGCTCGTCGTCCGAGAGGCCCGACCCTGCCAGCGGGCGGATGTCGGTGACGCGGGGGGTGCCCTCGGTCAGGGTGCCGGTCTTGTCCAGGGCGACCGCGTCGACCTGGCCCAGCCGCTCCATGACGACGGCGGACTTCACCAGCACGCCGTGGCGTCCGGCGTTGGCGATCGCGGACAACAGCGGCGGCATGGTGGCCAGCACGACCGCGCACGGCGAAGCGACGATCATGAAGGTCATCGCGCGCAGCAGCGAGCCGGTCACGGCCGCGCCGAACGCCGGCGGGATCAGGAAGACGGCCAGGGTGGCGAAGACCATGCCGAGCGAGTACCGCTGCTCGACCTTCTCGATGAACAGTTGCGTGGGGGCCTTGGTCTCGGACGCCTCCTCGACCATCTTGACGATGCGGGCGATCACCGAGTCGGAGGCGTCGCGCTCGACCTTGACCCGCAGCGCGCCGGTGCCGTTCACGGTGCCGGCGAAGACCTCGTCGCCGGCCTGCTTGGCGACCGGCAGCGGCTCACCGGTGATGGTG
Coding sequences within:
- a CDS encoding MarR family winged helix-turn-helix transcriptional regulator, with protein sequence MADTAPPDTPPDPTEQSLWRPLRLLQGAMDADIARIYAEAEIDGVRPSFVMELIRLHTRGPMTITELAESVQRTHSALSQKVAAMRAAGLVRTVPGADARSKKVALTPKARRIVARLAAEWQATEAALAEIEAEIPYPLSQVVGDIEQALRRRSFHDRIAEKLAEDPRWT
- a CDS encoding S1 RNA-binding domain-containing protein, yielding MDEATDDQAVRVGQRITAEVVSVDLDGGPVELSMAATEHPELWAFLKSLSLGEILSGTVAAIERFGVFVALDDGPEHPLFAGVGFITYPELSWSHFEAATDIVQVGERVSCEFLQFDTWNGEARLSLRATRPDPFQAFADSVAVGRLLDGVVTKLVPFGAFVRVADGIEGLVHLDELSRTPVAAPEDVVRVGDRISVAVIELDRERRRLALSCRLGAARPPDSA
- a CDS encoding heavy metal translocating P-type ATPase; this translates as MSTTLTERPAPAGAPRESLAPRRRTRVFALAEARWAAAATVAFLIALPLQLTGAPAWAWVPMYAIAYVTGGWEPARAGLEALREKTLDVDLLMIVAAIGAASIGQVMDGALLIVIFATSGALEALATARTRDSVRGLLDLAPTIATRLLDDGGEETVATEALVIGDTILIRPGERVGADGRVLDGASDVDQATITGEPLPVAKQAGDEVFAGTVNGTGALRVKVERDASDSVIARIVKMVEEASETKAPTQLFIEKVEQRYSLGMVFATLAVFLIPPAFGAAVTGSLLRAMTFMIVASPCAVVLATMPPLLSAIANAGRHGVLVKSAVVMERLGQVDAVALDKTGTLTEGTPRVTDIRPLAGSGLSDDELLALAAAAEHPSEHPLARAIVGAACERGLDVPALEGFTSAPGIGVTATVNGDAVAVGAPARLLNGATDALSAKATAVAEELEHGGHTAVLVERRGRPVGVLGIADRLRPDAAATVAALARLTGSTPMLVTGDNPRAAARLAAEVGITDVRAGLLPQDKVTAVQEQEKAARKVLVIGDGVNDAPALAAAHTGIAMGRAGSDLALETADAVIVRDELATVPTVVALSRRARRFVVQNLVIASVFISGLVIWDLVGHLPLPLGVLGHEGSTVIVGLNGLRLLRESAWKRAGAEGSK
- a CDS encoding MFS transporter; the protein is MDLTRRPALKRLPALSRVLIDISPLRTSPAFRRLWIGRTCSGLGSQLTVVAVMFQVWQTTGSTAWTGAVGLAQALPLIAFGLFAGSLVDRVDRRRLYLVTNAGQAACSVLLAVQGLFGHLPVAGLLLLVAAQSCFGAGGGPASRTFIPRLLPKDRLAAGLALQRISFQGAMLLGPALGGLVLGQFGVGGCYLVDAVTFGASFYGAFGLPPMRPEGEPSRPGLAGVLDGLAFMARSAPVRGALLTDLAATVLSMPISLFPLVNAERFHGDPRTLGLFLSAIAVGGVAASVLSGAMIRLARPGLLMLGGAAVWGAALALFGLSDNRWVGLGFLVLAGAADTVSVVSRSTIVQLHTPNAMLGRVSAAEQVVGQAGPDLGNLRGGLLAGWTSGATALVSGGLLCLGAVAAIGAATPGLRLVGPDDSERQQARAQGPAAPTAPTVSG
- a CDS encoding nuclear transport factor 2 family protein, which codes for MTQRSRDTVQHAWKAFASHDADRISEVFTEDAEWLAPPGNATATALDCPSHMVGRAAIARFLAEDFPRLFVSDVNVTFHGFHADGERVIVEETMTATLANGNHYANDYCLVFELRDGLIHRVREYMDTARGHRAVFGGAQ